The DNA window TGGAATCACATTACGTAACCAacttttctctttaactttttttttcatgcaaaGGTAGACATCTTGTGTCATTACCTATTACTTTTAACAGCTGCATTCTCCTTCGTATCATGGTTGAACAATATATTtgatctccttttttaaaaacaattttttttattaaaaacaatttttaaaaaaattttgaccGGGCCAcatagcttgcaggatcttagttccctggccaggcattgaacctgggccatggcagtgaaagcagcaaatcctaaccactagaccaccagggaacttcctGATCTTCTTTTGATGGAAACCAAGTCTATCGTTAAGGATAACAAGTGTTGAATACAATTATGTAAGCGTGTAATTCTTCGTATACCATTTTCTCAGAAGAAATTCTTAGAACTGCTGGGTTGAAAGCTACGCCCCTCTTGACTGTCAGGCTCTGGGAACGTATGGGTGCCTGTTCCCCACACTCTTGCCACCACAGATCAATAGCATTCTACAGCTTTGCCTATCTGAGCATCATTAGGTAAACAGCATTGCTGATTTAACATGGACCTCTTTGATTAGACGCCAAGCATCTTTATAGCTGCTTATATCTTATAAATCGCCTCTTCGTGTCTCTCATCTATTCTCCTGagtttgtttccttgtctgtaaagagCTATCGCAAGTCAAGGGGTGGATATCCTCATCTTTCAAGTTTCCCACTGAGTTGGCCATTGGTTTTTCTTCATGGGGTCCTTCCATCTTGCTGTTTGAAAGGATTACGAAACgatgaatattttttctgtcctattttatctttaaatgcaGCAAAGACCTTCCCTACCCTATACGCTCATAAAAGTATCCATTAACTTTTTGTAATACTCCTATGACACTGCAGGTGTTTTTCTCCTGCTGTTTCTCCTCGTGTATACAGGCTCATGATTTTGATAGGTAACTTCGGCAAACACTATTTCCATTGTACATAGATTTCTGTCAACACTTCCATGTCAAAAGGTCCTGTTTACAGAAACAAATGTACAAAGTATGTGAACAATGAAGGTCCTTGCAGCGCTAAGTCCCCTGTACTTACCCTGGAGGGAAGCAATCTAAGTTTTGACTTTCCTGGATATCAAAAGACAGTCCAAATTTGCCCAATTTAAAACTTCTTCCCTCACCTGAAACCACCTCCTGGTATAAGAAGGCACCTGAACCTTGAGAACAGTTGAGTCAGACTTGATGGGGATGATTAACAAACCACTTTTGCTGACTTGTGGCAGGAAGCAGAGCTGCTCGGCATCTGTCaggttttctctcttcctgccttttgGGGAGAGGGCCAGGGGCCGTGGCTGCAGCTACGTGATACCCAAGGGGGatcccctccctctccatctACCCCTGGCTCCCTCATCTTTACACTGAGATCATGGTGCTTTGCCTTAAATAAAAGGGAGAATACTTCACAGCCTGTTTCTTCAACTTAAGCAAAATTCAACTCTGTAAAGTGTGACTCCATGCTCAGACATTTCTGTAAGGGTGTTTTACATGAAAGTGACACTCTGGGgttttcctggtggctcagtggttaagaatccgccaatgcaggggacccgggttcgagccttggtccgggaagatcccacacgccgcggagcaactaagcccgtgcgccacaactacggagcctgcgctctagagcccgcgagccacaactattgagcccacgtgccacaactactgaagcccgtgtgcctagagcccatgctctacaatgagaagcccacacaccacaacgaagagtagcccccgctcgccgcaactagagaaagcctgtgcgcagcaacgacgacccaacgcagccaaaaataaatataaataaaataaattaaaaaaaggaaaagtaccaCTCTGTTCCAGCAGTAGGAAGACCAGATACCCAGGTCAACTTTCAGAAGCAAAAAAACTAAAATGCcagatttatgtgtgtgtgtgtttaaaaacatgtttaaatcATTGCTgagctaatattaaaaaaaaaaaaaaaaaaaaaaaaaaaaaggcacgcACAgaggccaaaaataaagtaaaaacaaacactCTGGAAGTGAGCCCAGCTTCTGTTCTGGGATTTCTGCGGAAGCCTGGAAGTCTTGACATTCTGCTTTGATGAGCACAGGGAACTGCAGATCAGCCCAGAGGCTGCCAGAGATGGGGAGCCTAGTGCAGGCCTCTATCCAAGCTGGGACTCAGGGGGCTTCATGTTCAggccagagggaaggagaaacaaACCACTGCACGGAAGTCAGCAGCAAGGGATCTTGCCTGTGGtgctggctggatggatggatggatgaaacaAAAATCTCCCCTGAGAGTTAAGAGTACAGTTCCCTCTTCTCTGGTCCAGATTCTTAGTCTAGGGCAGGGGTGAGGACTCTTGAAAGTTCAGTTTGGAGAAAACCTCAAGGGCTGAATTTAATTTAAAGTGATCCCAGGGTGAGAATTAAAGTAGTCTGGGCTCAAGCAGAAGCAAATGCAAAccttgactgaaaaaaaaaaacatgatttcaGCCAAAGTCCCAAAGAATTCTCAAAGTCACAGATAAAATGAGCATTTCACAAACCCAAAATCACAAGAcaccataaaaaagagtgaaaagacaaggcTCCAACTGAGAAGATAGTTGCAACACAACAAGGgattactatccaaaatatatatgcattttaaaattgccgcaaatcaaaaggaaaaagacaacccaaataGGAACATAGGCAAAGGCACAAACAGGGCTTTCGCAAAAGATAAACTCAAATGGCCTGTAAGTggataaaaagatgctcaaccttatTAGTAATCATGGATGTGAAAATAAACTTCAAGATACTATAATATACCCCCCAGatgagcaaaaatttaaaaatcagaaaatattaaggGTTGGCAAGGGTATGGAGACAGGTACACTCATCCATTGCTAATCagagtgtaaactggtacaaccatgttgaaaaataatttgtcattagaaaacagacttgtggttgccaagagggagggagggcggggaagggatggattgggagtttgggattagcagatgcaagctattatatataggatggataaacaacaaggtcctactgtatagcacaaggaactacattcaatatcctataataaaccataatggaaaagaatatgaaaaagaatatatatgtataactgaattactttgctgtacagcagaaattaacacattgtaaatcaatacttgaataaaataaattttaaaaaagtttgtcaTTACCTATATGATCTATATAATAAACCCTCTCCTAGGTTAATATCCTAGGAAAAACCCTTGTACCAGAATGTTCACAGAAACACTGTTTATAATCGCAAAAAAATTGGAAACCCATATATCCATTACCAACAATAGGACATATAAGTGCAGTGCGAGGTATTCCTATAATGGGATTCTACAGTGAATGAGAAGGGTTAACCTGTCCAAGTTTATCCCTTGCAGGCTGGCCTCCCAGAAAAGGAGGCCTCTTACAAGGCTCCATGGAATCCAGCCACTGCCAAGTGCCTAAGGCGCTGATCAATTACAAAGCTTGGACCCCGGCCCCTTAATTATGTCAGAGGAGGGGCTGGTGCTTCTCCAACCATGAATGCAATGTGGTGAGTCCTGCTGCCCACTAGCCACATCAAACAGCTGCAACAGCATCCTTTGGACCCTAGATCCAGGATCACGTCAAGGGAAAGAGATGCTACAAACCCCccgccacccacccacccacccacccaccacaaAACATGGAGCTGGCAGGTTAGGGCCTGAAGCAAGGTTCTGCTACATCGTACTGTTACCGTCTCCCTTCCCCGGAGGACAACAAAGGAGAAGCTGTGCTTCCCAATTGGGCTGCTCAAAAGCACCTCAGCCCGATGGTGGGAATCGTCCCCCAGAGCGCCCTGCCCAGGATGCATGCGCCGTGTGGGACCTGCACATCTGTACGGCTGCCCCCCATCTCTGGTGAATGCTGTTCCAGCAACCTGGGGGGAGTTCTGTTTGGCCATTTGCCTTTGTTGGCACAATAGTGAAGAACTACAGCTACGTGTATCAATACAGGTAAGTCTTAGGAACAATGTTGAGCAAATGAAGTCAAAGAAAGCGAgttgaatgatttcatttatacaaaattcaaagataagcaaaaaaaaaaaaaaaaaaggaagaaaaatatatagtgacaaaattataaaagcaaaggaATGATCAACCTCTATTTCAGGGTAGCAGTTTCCTCTGCGGGGGGAGAAAGAGGGATGCTTTCGTGGAAGGGCACACAGAGGGCCCCCAATGCTGTCTTTCCTAAGCTGAGTGGTGGATACAAGGGTGTTTATTATCCTTTAAACTGAAAAGATGTGTTTTAGACACTTTTGAATGAATGTTTCACAATAAAAAACTTCTAAAATGTTGGTTAAAGACCTGTTCCAAATTCTGAAAAACTTCAGATGAGATCTTAGACTTCACGCTGCTGGTTTGAAACCAGCCACCTCCCAACCTGCCTGACTACGATCTGCTGGGCGTTATTCCACCATTcctgccctccaccctccacGCTGTCTTCCCCTCCtggctctctcctccctcctcacttcAGCAAGGCAGTGGGGCTGCCAGAGCCTCTCCTTCCACCAGCCACCCCTACCCTGGGTCCACCTAGTGAATTTTTACTTCTCCAAAATGTGCCTGTGTCACCTCTCCCCAGATTTACCTTTCATAACAGCTGCACcccatcctctgcattggcaccTCTATGAGAACTCTACAGCCCCACGGTTGTATCACCTGTGtgctcccacctccctgcctaATCACGTTCCACTTCGTGTTATCAGAGCCTTATAAACGTAAGATTTATGAAGGAAGGAGGCCATGTCAGGCCTCACCTTTATAACACAGGTGTGGAGGGTCAAGGGCCACCAGGACCCCAGCAGTGTCAGTGGATGCCAGTGCAGACAGGAGCAGGGAGAACAGCAGTCAGCTATGGAGTGCTTCCCATGCCCTCTGCACACAACAGCCCTGTGCAGTAGGCACCATTAACTCAGTTTTACAGGTGCAGAAGCTGAGACACAAACACGTAAGTCATAGAGAGCTGCAGCTCTGGGATTCATACCTGgcttctgactccagagcccacacctaACCATAGCACTACATCCTGGAACACCGTGGAGCTGCCCGCTCCTGTCTCAGCTGATGATGGAGCAGTCAGCTGTCTCTGTAGCCAGACAGCTTAAAATCCCGGCTCTACTACTTATGGTTTCCAGTCTGTGGAACGGGGAGAACAGGGCCCAGCTGTGGTGCTGACAGCTCGGTCCTGGGGCCACTGTTACTGGGGAGACTAGTGTAACTACAGTGCCCCCAGGTGGCCGCCTTGGTCAGTGCTCCAAGGCCGAGCAAGCTTCAACAGTGGACGGACAAGGGTGGGCTTGGGGACTGGGTCCTCAGGCATGAACGATCCAGGAATCGTCAAAGGGGTCAAGCTCATGTAGGATGCAATAAGCATTAATTACAAAAATTCATGAGCCTAATAAGGGTCCAGAATAGGTGAGCCCTTTAGAATCTACCAACTGAGCCCTACTTCCAAAAGGTTCACCTACAAGACAGCTGAGCTGAAATCTGGAGAGACGTGGCAGGGATGACAGCTCTCCGTTCCATTCTGGCCGGAATAACGAAGTCTGTCATCCATgcccccccagccctccccgcccccgcctttTGTTTCTGCGGAGACACAGAGCCTGGGCTTTGGTCTGAGCCCCAGGTTTGAATCTGTCTGCCCCTCAGCAGCAGTGAATTGAATGCCAGCAATGAGTACACGGTCCTGCCCTCGGGAGATTAAAACCTAGTTATGAGAGACAAATGCATAAACACCTCCAAGGTAACGTGGTTAGAACTACGCCAGAGGCACGAACCCGGGCTGAGTCAGGGCACTCGCCTGGCAGGGCAGCGACCCTGGGGAGAGCAAACAGTGTAGCAGTAGAAGTAaaagtagcagcagcagcagttaAAATGTGTACGGCATTCATCACGCCCAGCACTGTCCTGAGCACTGCTCACACACTAACCTGCTTAAGCCTTACAACACCCCTAATAAGTACACTATCCCCGTCTTCCAGATGAAGGCACTGAACAGAGAGGAGTTAAATAATCTGACCGAGGTCCCTCACTGCTaagtgccagagctgggattcaaagcccAGAGTCTGTCCCCAGAGTCCCAGAGCCTATCTTCCACCCTGGACTGCAAAGGGACATGAAGCCCCAGGGGGGTGCAGGAAGCTGCCCAGTTGCTGGACAGCTAAAGGCAAGGTTGTTTCAagcataaaatgagaaaatgtacatatagtgtctggcacacagcccTTCTGCCcatgagagaggaaagagggcagGAGATGAAGGCACTGCAGAGCCTCACGATCCACATACCAGTCCTTCTAgggcagtggtctggaactgactGGGGGTAGGGGCGGGACTAAAGTCCCTCTGAGATATACTCTAAGCCCCGCCCCCAATGCACATCTGCATGGATACAACACACGCTTCACACAATCTGAGGGGGACCACGGTGCCCTTTCCAACCCACAGGTCCCCCAAGAACCTTTGTCCTTACGTCCCGCAGTTTCCAGTTTTCCTGGAAACGAAGGCAGACCTTAAGAATGCATATTAGTATCCAGCCAGAAACCATGAGATGGTTTGGTGCTGTGCTGGCCCCAGGACACCCCCAGGGTCCTCAGCCACCCCCACCCTGAATGATGCTGATTCACCACCTGCAAACAGCAGCGGACAGCTCTACAGGTCCATCTTTCACTCAGCAGTTTCCCTTCTCCTTTTTGGTCCTGCTTCAGAACTATGATGGGTCTTTTCTTAAGACCCATACTCTTTTCAAATCACAAGAAATACCCCAAATTGGCTGAggatacataaaattaatatcATCACACATTGAGCCACACCTTCAAATTGGTACTACTTTGGTTGGCAAATGTGGGAAAACTTCTAAGTCTTCCAAACGCTGGCTTACCACTCCACTCTTGGAAAGTTACCTGTAAGAACTAACCTAAGCTAGCAAAAGGCTGCATGCTTGAAGGTGCTCACTGCACACTGTTTACAAACAGCTAAAACTCTGGGATGTTTTCCAAAAGGCGAGTTCCATGGACACCAGGggttacacacacatacacagagcctCTCCTTGTCAAATATTTATGAGGAAACTGGGTCCAAAAGTTAAATGGTTTCTTTGCCGGAGTTTCAAGGGTTTTACTAGTTAAGAGGCATTCTGACCCTCCTAGAAGACACGGCACGCCCGAACCGACTTGGCCACATGGCACGTACACAGCAAAGCACGCGTGGAGGGCTCTGCTGTGTCAACATGGATTGCTATGCTTTGACCCCACCGCCACCCCAAGGGGACACCCCATTTCTTGGCTCCCTTCCCTGGCGCGATTCCTTACCTACAATCACTGCCTCCCACCTTCTCACTTTTCTCACCGCAGCGCTCTACTGGGACCGCTTTTCTCAAGGGTACTGATGATCTCCCGGGGCCACACCCAGTGGCGCCACACTccggccacactggcctccttcccctgctccaCGCCCCTTGACCATTCCAGCCTTAGAACTTTCCCTCGGTCTGCAACACTCCACCTCCCCTTTAGCTCCCGTCAATCAGGCTTCAACCTAAGTGTCATCTGCAAGAGGCCGTTCCTGACCACCCAAAGCAGCCACACTGACCACCCTTATTTCCCTAATTAAATAGGGCATTCACTGATCTTTTGCTTGTGTACTGTTTGCTGGCTGTCTCCCCTGGAACCAGTTCTATTTCAAATCTTCAAACACCAGCGCTACAGAAACCCTTCTGATTCAAGCTAGTCTGGGACAGATTTTCTGTCACCTCGGACTGAAGGACTGAGGAATCCCTCCTGACATGCTGGCAGCTCCtcagctcctccccctcccttccaggCTCACGTGGGAGCCAACCCCACGAGGCAAGTGACGTGAGACCCTAGAAACACAAAGTCAAGGCCTGCAGGGATGTGGAAGAGTCATTCTGGCAAATGGCttgtagatttctttttgttttcttttttatttctgttgtgcaatcgaaaaaaaaaaaaggaacgatGGGCATCCTGGTGGTCAGAGTCCTACTTGGTGCCCCTCCCCTTGACTTTCCCTGctacagacacacagaggaaggTGGCTGtatttggtgttttctttttttaatgaaaactagaTCGCTGCTTACAAAAACCTGCCTGAGCCCTTGGCCCAGCCCCTTCACGGTGCCCTTGGCTCGGCCTCTCCCCGACTCTGCCCCACGGCTGCTCCCAGCGGGCCGGAGGCTGCACGGATGGGGGTGGTCCACGCCACCGCGGCTCTCAGCCCGCCGCCCGGACCAGAGGGAAATGATGCAAATGTCCCGCCCCatacaccccccgccccccagtagtctctttcccccccccccacccccaacgcTACCCCACTACTGAGATGAGGCCCAGCTCCTGTCAGGAGGGCCGGGGCCTACAGGCTGTAGAACTTGAGGCTCCTGTCCATGCCTGTTGAAGCAATGAACTTGGCGTGGTGCCCAAAGGCCACCCCCGTGGTCAGGCCGCTATGCTCTGTGGGGAGAGACAAGAGACAATGGTGAGGAGGCTTTTCTTCCTCGGGGTCTCAGCACTGACCCCTGCTGATATGCTCCCAACCCATCCAGCCCTCCCCCGTCAGTGTTCCTCATCCTGCGGGCCTCTACCCGTATGGACCTCCCCATGGCCTGTCAACCCCCGAGGCCAGGGCTCTAGTCTGACCCGCAGAGCACTGAGCTCCAGGGCCTCACTCGGTGCTGGCCCACGGCAGGCCCCTAGGTTTTTGCAGCTGGGCTGAGTGGAACGCCAGTCTCCCCCACCTAAGCTTTCGGAGCAGCTACAATTCGGCTCTGCTCGGCTCGGTTCAAGTCCGAGAACTGACTGGGAGCTAGGCTGATTGGTATGTATTTAGTTCTGACTCCCTGTGTGTAACTGGAATAGTCTATCAGCTGGTTCTAGCTCATGGGGTTAACTCCAGGAAACTTGGGCCCCTGgcacagggcagggctggggcaggggcagaagAGGCTGGGCAACCCTCCTCGCCGGGCTCGGGCAGTTCATGGGCATCAGTGCAAATTCCTAGGACCACAGCCGGCCACCAGCTCCCCACGACAAAGCCACCCCGTGCCCCCAGCCCTCCACTCCACCTAACTCTGATCCAAATCAAAGCACCAGGGCCCAGGGAAGGCTAAAACTCGTGGGCCACACAGTCAGGCCTGGCCACCTGTGGAACACACACACTGAGTGGAATCTGGGGTGGGAGAAGGTGCTGGCGCCCTGCCCACAACCTGCTAACGAGGACAACAACTTCATCAACAAAGACAACAGCAGCTGCCGTTCACTCCGCTCCCGAGGGTGCAAGAGGCACCCTGTCACCATGCAGCACCTCCACAGCACCAGCTGGCACAATCTGCAGTGTCAGAACGCCCATTTAAAGATGAAGCAACTACAGCTCCAAAAGGGCAAGTCACATACCTGAGGCCACACGACTATAGGGAGGTTGCCAACCGTTACCCACTGTCTCAGCGTTTCATTACTCAAGGCACTTAAGTAATTACTGGTGAAGTCACTCTACATCTGCCTTCCCAACCTGACCAGAAATTCCGTTAGTGCAAACACTGGGTCTGCCTTATTTACTGCTCTAATCCCACCGTGGACTAAGACGCAATACTGAATGATAGTAGCAAATCCTTCctacgtgccagacactgttctaaacacATATATTTACGTGTATtgctattttgtatttatatatttacacattatGTACATTTGtattgtatatgtttatatatttatataaactcatctaaatacatgtatgcatatataaacTCAGCcaaacctcacaacaaccccactGGGTATGTATAGTCCTCCCTTGGTATCTGAGGGGTGCTGGTTCCAGGAACTCCTGCAGACACCAAAATCCACAGACGCTCAAgccctttatataaaatggtgtagtatttgcatataacctatacaCATTCTCCTACATACTTTAAACCACctctaaataatttataattcctAACATAACataaattctatgtaaatagttgtaaatataaGGTAAATGCTACATTAACAGTTGCCAGCGTGTGGCCAATTcgagttttgctttattttcgatccacagttggttgaatctgtgaagGATCAACTGTACTATTATCATtctccagagaggttaagtaacttgcccaatgtcacacagcttcAAGTGGTAGAGCCAGCATTTAAAGCCAAGCAGTCTGACTCTTTGAGTTCATTGTCTTAGCCATTAAACTCTACTGCCTCAGATAGTGATTAAAAGCGGCCTTGGCAAATGCAAGCCTACCCCTAGAAATTCCTAACACAGTGAGATTTTCCCACTTTCCTCTGGGCCAGGGCACCCAGAGACCTCAGGATCCCAGGGCCAGCCTCTACCTGTAAAGTGAAGAATCTCCgtccactgtttgcagatgtagATCTGGACATCTGTGCCCCCAAGGGCCAGGTACGTACCGCTCTGGTCAAAGATCAGTGACTTCACCTGCCAGAATCAGGACAGAGGTCGCATGAGGGGAGCAGAAACTATGAGCAATCGGGGATAAACAGAGGCAGTTTAGAGTAATTCAGTGAATAACCGACAAATGAGGAGGAGAGGCGACCaagagagctggggggagggagggggcgcaCCTCAAAGTTGTTATCCAGCTGCAACGTCTTAAAGTTCTTAAGTTTGCGCAGATCCCAGAGCTTGACAGAGGAGTCATCAGCCGCCGTAGCCAGGTAGTAGCCGTTCTCGGAGAAGGCGATGCTGGTGATGGGGCCCGAGTGGCCAGGGAAGTTGGCCACGTTGGTGCGCTCCTACAGTTGGGGGGCAGGGAGTAAAATGTCACCCACTGGTCAGGGGGAGAAAACGGAGCTCATCAAAGTCCTACTTCTGAGAcgtcctcttccctccttcaggGAGGACAAGCAGCAGGACAGCAGGGGTGGACGCCAGACCACACCTACTGCGTGACACGCACACACAGCCACTGCCCACTCTTGGGACACCCCTGGGGCCAGGCGCCATCAGCACTTCATCACACTGCACAGTTGCAAGAGCTCCAGCCCTGGGCCGCAGATGGAGGCCACCACGTCCTACCTTCAAGTCCCAGATCTTGATCTGAGAGTCCATGGTTCCCGTCCCGAAAATGAGTCCATCCGGGTGGAACTGCGCACAGGTGAGAGCTGTGGAGAGGGGAGACGGACGTGCGTCAGAGCCCGCCAGGGGAGACTAAGCGCAGCAAAGGCAGGGTCCTCACTCTTCCCACTGCTCACCGGGCTGGCACCATGCCTGGCGCTCAGCACGTACCGGTGGTGAAGTGTGTTTTTAGAACAAATGAGCAAATgactaaataaaacattaaaatacacaaaacgtAGCAAATGAAGAGCCCACCGCTTCCGAGGCAACTTACAGCAGCCAGAGGTTTCATCGGTCACCTTGGTGAGCACACGTCCTGTCTGGATGTCAGAGAAGGCCCAGTActgaaaaaagagagacaacgGAGCCAGTAAGACAGTGGGTCCCCAGGTTCTGGTGGCCCCTCAGGAAGGCAGAGACTCTAGTCCGGCAGACCCTGGCAAGGCCAGCCCCTCTTGGTAGAGGGAACATTCTCCTTGGGGTTCTGGGGAACCGGCTGGGGTTGGTAAGATGTTCCCTCCTCCCAGGATATAGGAGCTTGGGGACCAGGAGCCTCTTTGGGGCCCTGGCTGGGACCACACCTGGTCATCAGAGGAGCTCAGGAGATAGTCACCAGTGGCGTGGAGGCTGAGGCCTGTCACAGCACTCTCATGGGCCCGAACAACCTGTACACAAGAGGCGTTCGGAACAGACCAAATCCTGATAGTGGCATCTGGGGAGGCGGAGAACACCAGCTcctaaaaggaaagcaaagaggcAGATGatcagagacagagaagagatggACCACAACCATCTTACAAAAGAGGGCTGGGGACAGCCACAGCCCCGCCCTGCCTGGAACCACCCATCCGCCCAAC is part of the Balaenoptera musculus isolate JJ_BM4_2016_0621 chromosome 8, mBalMus1.pri.v3, whole genome shotgun sequence genome and encodes:
- the PRPF19 gene encoding pre-mRNA-processing factor 19 isoform X2; the protein is MLHSFTLRQQLQTTRQELSHALYQHDAACRVIARLTKEVTAAREALATLKPQAGLIVPQAVPSSQPSVVGAGEPMDLGELVGMTPEIIQKLQDKATVLTTERKKRGKTVPEELVKPEELSKYRQVASHVGLHSASIPGILALDLCPSDTNKILTGGADKNVVVFDKSSEQILATLKGHTKKVTSVVFHPSQELVFSASPDATIRIWSVPNASCVQVVRAHESAVTGLSLHATGDYLLSSSDDQYWAFSDIQTGRVLTKVTDETSGCSLTCAQFHPDGLIFGTGTMDSQIKIWDLKERTNVANFPGHSGPITSIAFSENGYYLATAADDSSVKLWDLRKLKNFKTLQLDNNFEVKSLIFDQSGTYLALGGTDVQIYICKQWTEILHFTEHSGLTTGVAFGHHAKFIASTGMDRSLKFYSL